One Paraburkholderia kururiensis DNA window includes the following coding sequences:
- a CDS encoding LysR family transcriptional regulator: MDTLRNMRMFVRVVESGSFTKAASNEAMTTAQVSRAITDLESRLRTRLLNRTTRRMSLTEAGERYLQRCERILAEIDQAEAEAADAQANPAGRLKVYGGSSFGHYVVPLIARYRQHAPEVSVDLTLSQRMPAVVEEGFDVSIVVAAELEDSALISQHLGTTSAILCASPDYLVKHGAPRSFADLERHTCVHLTESGLPASQWVSIGAGSERFRHAGLTSLQVNSPEALAIAIREGMGIGPLPVPVALPGLADGSLVHVLPAHRLQQFNVYALYASRRYVDAKIRTFVEFLRKSVPQMLAEQEAALRAHDGRLAEFGMRHRASRDVRDVRDMREAERLRLVN; the protein is encoded by the coding sequence ATGGATACGCTGCGCAACATGCGGATGTTTGTAAGAGTCGTGGAGTCGGGCAGTTTCACGAAGGCGGCCTCGAACGAGGCCATGACGACGGCTCAGGTCTCGCGCGCCATCACCGACCTCGAATCGCGGCTGCGCACGCGCCTTCTGAACCGCACCACGCGCCGCATGTCGCTCACCGAGGCCGGCGAGCGCTACCTGCAGCGCTGCGAACGGATTCTCGCCGAGATCGACCAGGCCGAAGCCGAAGCCGCCGACGCCCAGGCCAACCCCGCAGGGCGCCTGAAGGTATACGGAGGATCGAGTTTCGGCCACTACGTGGTCCCGCTCATCGCGCGCTATCGCCAGCACGCGCCGGAAGTCTCCGTCGACCTCACGCTGTCGCAGCGCATGCCCGCGGTCGTGGAGGAGGGCTTCGACGTCTCTATCGTGGTGGCCGCCGAACTCGAAGACTCCGCGCTGATTTCGCAGCATCTGGGCACCACCTCGGCCATTCTGTGCGCCTCGCCCGACTATCTCGTGAAGCACGGCGCGCCGCGTTCGTTCGCGGACCTCGAGCGGCACACCTGCGTGCATCTCACCGAATCAGGGCTGCCCGCGAGCCAGTGGGTTTCCATTGGCGCAGGCAGCGAACGCTTTCGCCATGCGGGCCTCACCTCGCTCCAGGTGAACAGCCCCGAGGCGCTCGCCATTGCGATTCGCGAAGGCATGGGTATCGGTCCGCTGCCGGTGCCCGTCGCGCTGCCCGGCCTTGCCGACGGTTCGCTCGTGCATGTGTTGCCCGCGCATCGCCTGCAGCAGTTCAACGTCTACGCGCTCTACGCGTCGCGCCGCTACGTGGATGCCAAGATCCGCACGTTCGTCGAATTCCTGCGCAAGAGCGTGCCCCAGATGCTCGCGGAGCAGGAAGCCGCGCTGCGCGCGCACGACGGCAGGCTCGCCGAATTCGGCATGCGTCACCGTGCATCGCGCGACGTACGCGACGTGCGGGACATGCGCGAAGCCGAGCGGCTGCGACTCGTGAACTGA
- a CDS encoding MFS transporter — MKTIKGLRWWIIVLVCLGTIMNYVARNSLGVLAPELKHVLNMSTQQYSYVVGAFQIGYTLMQPVCGIIVDLIGLRLGFALFAALWSASGVMHGFATGWMSLGAMRGLLGLFEAAAIPSGMKAVAEWFPDKEKSVAVGYFNAGTSLGALIAPPFVIFLSLRLGWQSAFMVTGALGFVWAALWYALYRSPAKHSRISGDELALIKDGQTQAPPASKRPVRDILTSRRFWAIALPRFFAEPAWQTFSFWIPLYLATERHMDLKQIAIFAWLPFLAADLGGILGGYLSPFLMKHFRIPLVWSRVAGVVLGAFMMIGPACIGLVASPYTAIALFCVGGFAHQMISALVNTLSADVFDPDEVATASGFGGMAAWTGGLGFSLVVGALADRVGFGPLFACLGAFDLIGATLLILLIRGQTRQERALSAA, encoded by the coding sequence TTGAAAACGATTAAAGGTCTGCGCTGGTGGATCATCGTGCTCGTCTGCCTCGGCACGATCATGAACTACGTGGCGCGCAACTCGCTCGGCGTGCTCGCGCCCGAACTCAAGCACGTCCTCAACATGTCGACCCAGCAGTACTCGTACGTGGTCGGCGCGTTCCAGATCGGCTACACGCTCATGCAGCCCGTGTGCGGGATCATCGTGGACCTGATCGGGCTGCGGCTCGGCTTTGCGCTGTTCGCGGCGCTGTGGTCGGCAAGCGGCGTGATGCACGGGTTCGCGACGGGCTGGATGTCGCTCGGCGCCATGCGCGGTCTGCTCGGCCTCTTCGAAGCGGCGGCGATTCCGTCGGGCATGAAGGCCGTGGCCGAATGGTTTCCGGACAAGGAAAAATCCGTGGCGGTGGGCTACTTCAACGCCGGCACCTCGCTTGGCGCGCTCATCGCGCCGCCGTTCGTGATCTTCCTCTCGCTGCGCCTCGGCTGGCAGTCGGCGTTCATGGTGACGGGCGCGCTCGGCTTCGTGTGGGCCGCGCTGTGGTACGCGCTCTACCGCTCGCCCGCGAAACACAGCCGCATTTCGGGCGACGAACTCGCCCTCATCAAGGACGGCCAGACCCAGGCGCCGCCCGCCAGCAAGCGCCCCGTGCGCGACATCCTGACTTCGCGCCGCTTCTGGGCCATCGCGCTGCCGCGCTTCTTCGCGGAACCGGCCTGGCAGACGTTCAGCTTCTGGATCCCGCTCTATCTCGCCACCGAACGGCACATGGACCTCAAGCAGATCGCCATCTTCGCGTGGCTGCCGTTCCTCGCCGCCGACCTTGGCGGCATACTGGGCGGATATCTGTCGCCGTTCCTGATGAAGCACTTCCGCATTCCGCTCGTGTGGTCGCGCGTAGCCGGCGTGGTGCTGGGTGCCTTCATGATGATCGGGCCGGCCTGCATCGGACTCGTCGCCTCGCCGTACACGGCCATCGCGCTGTTCTGCGTGGGCGGCTTCGCGCACCAGATGATTTCGGCGCTCGTGAACACGCTCTCCGCGGACGTGTTCGACCCCGACGAAGTGGCCACCGCCAGCGGCTTCGGCGGCATGGCGGCGTGGACGGGCGGCCTCGGCTTTTCGCTGGTGGTGGGTGCGCTGGCCGACCGCGTCGGGTTCGGTCCGCTGTTCGCCTGCCTCGGCGCATTCGACCTGATCGGCGCCACGCTGCTGATCCTGCTGATTCGCGGCCAGACACGGCAGGAACGCGCGCTGTCCGCGGCGTGA